The genomic stretch GATTCTGTACACACGGTTGGGGACGATATCTCCGTGTATCCACGGTAATGGGACTATGATGGTTGTAGAGATCTTTGGGGCGAACGGAGGTGGCTGAGATATGGCAAAAATTAATCAACTAATTTTGTCCTTTGAAAGAGAGAGAATTACAAATATTCGTAAAAAAGGGACTCCCAGAGTCCATTTCGAAGCCCTATCCAACCCACTCTCCTTCCCTATCTTTCCTTGCTTGCTCCCCAAGTATAGAAGATATTCTACCCCATCTCAACCAGCTCAAACACTTCCCAAAAAACCGAAACAATCTCCCTTTCTTTATCCTTTCCAAAACCGAAAGATTCACTTCCACCTTCCGTATCTCGTCCAACTCTCTTTCCCCTTCCACAAGCCAACCATACACCAGCCAAATGACCTAACCCTAGCATCTCCACATCCACACTTAAGAACAGACCGCGCTTCTATAATTCATCTTCACGTATATAACTTGGATTATGACCGATGGCAACCCCCATGAAATCCATGTGCGGATAATACTTCGCTTTCATAACCCGAGCCCACAAACTATCCGGACTCGTAATCAACCTCCAAGCTTGGTTTTCGAGCAAAGAAAGATTAAAAAGGTAAAAATCGCGAAAACTCAAGCCTCATTCCCCCTTCGAACGACTCATTTTATGCCAGGTCACTCATGACGCCCATTTCCTACCTTCACCATGCCCCCACCAAAATCGGGTTGTCATCGATCTAAGCTCATGCAAAAAATCGTCCGAATTTTGAACTCACTCAAtacataggtagggagtgaattgaCTACTGCCTTTTTGAGAACCTCCTTACCCGCCCTAGATAATAATTTTCCGCGTCATCCTTGAAGTCTTTTCCTAAGCTTGACACGAAGAATATCCGTAATCACCTTCTTTGATCTCCCTATGAATGTGGACAACCCAAATATCTCACATGTTCCTCGACTTCCACCACCCCAAGCTTCTCGGGCACTCTCCTACCTTTGCACCCTTGTGACTCCTTTACTAAACGAAACCGTAGTCTTATCTAGGTCCACAAATTGTCCCGAAGTCGCTTCACACTCTCTCAAAATAATATTCACCACCTCCACTTCCTCCAATGTAGCTCGAACAAGGCCGACTTTTACCATGTGCGGGCCGCGCGGCTGCACAGGGTCCCCAATTTGTTTTGGGCCTAATAGAACaagttttaatatatatatatatatatattgatgcgCTAAGATTCACAAAGTTTATATTGGCGCAATGGTGAAGCATCCAGTTCACTAGTGTGACTTACGCTCAAGTACCGAAATTAACACTTTTGTTCCTAAATTATTTGCTTCTGACTTCCCAGTTCTGCAATTTTGCTTTCAGATTGTTTGCTTCCTttcttaattttatttattctgATATGCAAATTTTGTCTAAAAATACTTACCAATTGAACATCTACATTACATCTTTAAGACAATATAAAAGAAATTTGATACGTTATggaaaaatatataataaaaataGTATTTCAGCGTAGAAACAAGTTAGTAACAGGAGTATTTGGGGCCCATTTCTTAATTTCGCACAGGCCCCCAAAATTTCGGAGACAGTCCTGAGTTCgaacaaaaaaatgctatcattcgCAAACAAAAGATGGGAAATAGCTGGAGCATTATTCGACACACGGAGTCCGTGTAGCGAATTATTTTCAGCCTCCCTCCTCAAACTATTAGACAAAGGCTTTGCACAGATAATAAATAAACATGGAGAAAGCGAATCACCTTGTCGTAGGCCTCTAGTTAGACGAAACTCCTCGGAGGGTACTCCATTTATAAGGACAGAGAACATCACAGTCGACACACAATCCACGACTCTCCGAATCCATCCCACATCAAACGCCATCGTAAAAAGAACCCGTCTTAGAAGTTCCCAATCTACTATATCATAAGCCTTAGCCATGTCAAGCTCAATCACCATATGCCCCTCCGTGCTTCTAGAGTTCTTCATATAATGGAACAATTTAAAGACGACCAAAATATTATCCGAAATTAATTTTCCAGGCATAAAGGCACTTTGACGATACAATCTCACCTAAAAAGAGTTTAAGTCTATTAGCAAGTACCTTAGATACAAGTTTGTAAGACACATTATAAAGATTGATCGAGTTAAAATCCCAGATTTTGTCTAGCACTTTCTTCTTCGGGATTAAGCCAATATTAGTCTTATTTAATTCCTTTGGTGATGATTCTCCTCTTAAAATACGAAGTATCGTGCTCACCACATCTGACCCAATAATCTTCCAAAATGACTGATAAAATAGACCATTCATTCCGTCAAAACCGACGCCTTTAAGTGATGCATTTGTGAAGAGTCTATCAATTCGAAATACTCGGGGGGAggaggggtgaattgagtatgtGTAAATAACCCACTTTTTTTATTGTCCGTATATATCATGGAATTAATTATTCAAAGTTTactgattaaactttaactaattaactaattgatgcaaaacgtaaataaataaAACGATGAAAGGAAATAACGCGAGTGACACACGAggttctcgattaataattttagtacgtttctacggattacaaaattatcaacccactcgtacaactaactctactTGTAAATAACTCAgtttgagtatcgttaaatactcgacttatcttacgctaataagaaagtgTTTGATTGTTCTTTCGATGTTCACACAGTTGAACGTATAAGAAACGaatctaagcactattatcttataacgatattTCAAGAATAACTATAATATAAAAAGCACGACTTTTCGAAATTATGTTAATTGCAAAACAAAATACTGCTCGATTAAAAGCAAAGGGTTTACTCGATTTGTTTGCAAGGAAGTTTTTCAATTCAAAAGTAGTTTcaaagaatgaataattatagtatttatagtagaggggAGACCTAAGTTTTCATTTAAGAAACCCTAGATGTCGTGTATAATCGTGTAGATTATTGGGCAAGTAAGACATCTTGATCCTTTATTTAATCCAATAATATCTTAGTAAAAGATGTATGATAAATCTAAATAATTGTAAAGAGATAAAATATCTCTAATAGTTTAGATTTACTCCAATCCCTTACTTGTATAAGGAGTTTTACACGAGTAGTAAACGGCTCATAGGCACGCCTCCTTATGtgttaaaccctagctaagatatTAGGTTAGATTAGGGTTTAGATATGAATATGTAGAAAACCCTGGATAGCCTCCACGGAACAACTCATAAGTTGCTTCCCAAAAATCGACTAATCTCATAGGTAATCATCTATTCATAACCCAATCAAGTCCGCATCTCAATCTACTATAAATAAGTCTTTCAATGTAAAGATTATAAAAATAAGGTTTCGAAAAACTATTTTAAAACTCATTTTAAAGTCGTGCTACGTTCATACTACAACTCAAAGTTATAATTAAAACacctactccctcctatttacaTAATTGTCCCATTGTTCAAATGGCACAAGATTTAAgaaaatgagttaaataatgtAAAATATTGTGGTGGGGcgaggtaattggagagagggaaggtattgtggggtattattgtgggtgcaatgattaaaataagtattgttgggGGTgaaatgattaaaataagtattgttgtggggtgaaatgattaaaataagtattgttatgGGGTGAGGTGTGGTATTGTTGTGGgttgaagtgattaaaataagtataaaagtttacaaaAAACGGACAATGGGACAGTATTGTGATAGACGGAAATGGAAACTGGGACAGTTATgtagaatatgagggagtataactttaagtttggataagtaaagttatagttaaaacacctataactttacttaccaagatTACTTCTTCAAATACAATTAGAAGACGATGACCCTACACtatctaatcttcctggagatcttcaatgTAGGATTCATCACTTTATCTtaatcataagctcttcatcacGAGCTTATCTTTGAGCTTCATTCTTTACTTGAGCCTATACTTGATCATGAGCTCAATTGAATCACAaatctccaaagttatagctaaagcacCTATAACTTTGCTCCAAGGTTGTAACCTATGCTTAATCTAGCatgactaaacaaacgattacaaaCAACAAGTATATATATCATGaaacacacttgtcattatcaaaacatgaacatataactatatggtccaacaatttgattaagagtttcaACAATCTCCTCCTCGCAATACTCGGCTCTCAAAAGTAAAGACGGCTAATTAACTAACTTACACTACCAAGTTataatacatcagatgtatagTCTACTATCTGGCCAAATAGGTAATTAGCTAACTTACATTCTTATTTAAAATTGTCTTAAGTTAAGACGGCTCTCAAAATCGATTCAAATAAAGTTAAATGAAAGAAGAATTACGAGAGGTCTTaacttaagacggtcttaagcaaCCTCTACTCCACCGCTAAAAATGAAGACAAAAAAGAGTAGAATGGCCAAGTTGTACACCTCGGTCCATGGGCCTCAAACGAATATCTCATCTGAAAATTCTATTCCATCCAAAAATATTATCTTCCCATGATAGTGAAATGgatccaatccaatccaatccaatcctTTCCATTCACACAATGCCAAACACACAAAAATCTTCCTGCACAAAAATCGACCTGATCTCATCTCTATTTCTTATTAGCTCAGAATTAGTTCGCAGTTCGTAGATTAGACCTGAGGTCCAAACTTGTTGAGTCTAAAAAGTAAAAATCCTTGTGTAAGTTGGAAAAGGGTTTAGCTAAAGATAATAAAGATAAATAATACAAAGTACTAAgttaaagtaaaaataaaatagaataaCACAAACACTCCAaacaagattctgatgtgagtcGTATGACTTATTGGGTCAATGATTGACTTGAACTTAAACAAAGACGACCTAACCGCAGATGTTAAATAGTTTAGTTGATAAAGTCATGATTTGAATGGTGATAGTAGTTACCTAGATTCAAACCATATCAGCATTAAAGTCGTCCTGGTGACTCCATTTACACCAAAAACAACCTCGATTAAATTAAATCCTAGTTAAGTTATAACCGAACCAATTCCGAGGACTAGTCGAAGTATCGAGTAATCGAACACATGACTACCACTCACGCGCCATCTCCCCCCTTCTTATTTAAAAGCTACCGCTCTCCATTTCTCTTCACTCACTACAACGTTTCTTTTTCATTTCGCCGGAAAATCCCCCCCTTAACCAGGTACTTTTTCACACTTTTCTCCCCTTTTGTTTCGTAATTATTACACCTAGTTGGGTTAATTTTACTTTCGACGATGTAATCAGTGTTGGAATCAGGATTTGTAATTACGTAGGGGCGGGGAATAGAACACCAAATGAAATAAGGTATACTAGAAAAAAAAATAGTACTCCCTTAGTCCtgttacctttggttttggcacaaagaccaagtaaCGTGGAGGGACCATTTATAGATATGGTCGATGATCAAATTAGCcaataaacaaatgaatgaggcATACAAATatgaaataggtaaacaaatgatcgggatggagggagtagtacGCCGTAATAGAGAAAAGTTGTGATTTTTTCATTGACTAGAGGCATGTCCCTGCTTGCCCCTAGAACGGTTATCCCCTCTATCCcaatcaattgtttattttattcCTTGTGAGGCGTATTTTAATcgaagataaacaaatgattgagacaaggGAGTATATTACTACAGTAATTTGTCGAATTATTTTACCTTATAGATTAATTTTCGTGGACTAATGTATTCATGTTGCAGTTCATTTTTATTCTTTTGATAGCTTTAGGATTGAGATTTGATATATTCCGCTGCGATATGACAAATCTCGAGTTATTGATCGAAATAATGAATGAAAGTTTTCGTCCTGTGTACTACGGTATCTCATTTTTATGTTACaaatgtttttttatttttcgaGTTAAGTATTTGACTCTCAGTTTTACGGGAAAGTACTTAGTAAAAGGCTACGAAGTTTATATAATTGGACTCATGGCGGAAAATCATTTTGTAAGAGTGTACGTTTCTTTATCTATATTTTTAGAAATTTGAAGAGAGAACTGAATATCACGAAATGTGAGGTTGACGTGTGAAATAACGGAGGGAATATCTCTAATTGTAATTAATAATGTGACAGGTGATTTGTGAGACGAAATTTGGTGTAACATGCCGTGTTTAGTGCGAGAAAATCTGTTTATTGGAAACATTAGTGATGCGGCGGAAATCCTTGAGAAAGGGAGTTCTGAGATTACACATATATTGTCAGCTGTAAGTTCAGCCTCAATTTCATTCTTCACTGAATGGCGTAGTTCACTGGTAATTCCTGCCAAGGAAATTCGGCAAGTTTTTGTTGGAGATTTGGATGATGGTGGCGATGACTGTTGGTCGAAGAGTGCGCTCTCGCCAGATAAGCTTGTGTATAACTTGGAGTATGTTGGGAAAGAGTTGAAAATGGTGAGGATGGCTGTTGCGTTGAAAGACACTGATAATGAGAATTTGTTGGATTATTTGGAGGTTTGTTTGGATTTCATTGAAGAGAGTCGGAAACAAGGATGTGTTTTGGTGCATTGTTTTGCCGGTGTATCTAGGAGGTAAGGATGAATTTTCATTTGTTTGTTGGATTATTTGTTGTGCTGTTGAGTTCATTATTGTTTTCTGGCCATATTTATCATATTATATGATCAAAGTAATCACATTGAACTTAGGTAGTAACTACGCAAAAGTCTTTAAGATTAGTTACATTGGTAACTATGGACTTTTAAGTGACATGACATTGTTTCGATAATAGCTTGAAACTTATGGTTATTGAGATGATCTTTATTCTTTAGCGACTGTCGGATCACGTTTATGGTACCTTGAGTAGATTGACGCAGGGAGGTGTGAAATCAATTGAGGGTTGTCATTTTTCTATGAAGTACATTAGCAAACAAATAGGACAAGTTGTAATAGTGCTTGCAGTAAATTCGGGAGTTCTGTTGTCTATGCACAGAAACACCATGCAGTGTGGATCTTTGATCTGTGCCAGGCAGCAATCTGAGGGGCGGCTTTAAACTAAACATTTATGAAAGTAAACCTACATCACTATCCCTGCTTTCTAGAAAGTGTGTACCCAAATCATACGAGTATTATCTCTGTTGATGAAtagatttcttcttttcttttgtacGAAAGTTAACAAGTGCATTAAAATGTAAGCCGGGTGAAAAAGTGGGCTCACAAATAATGCAAAAAGGAAAGATTCCAAGTAGAAAGTTTATTTAGGCACCTTAAAAAGGAAATCAAGAAGTTCATTATTGAACAAAGGGTGTATTCACTTTTGTTAGGTCATCATGCTGGTATGTCTGAATTctgaataataataaaaaaagttgGTACCATCAACCCATCAAGGTCATTTTTACATCTTTCATTTGTTGTTTACACGATTGATTTTGTACATTAATGTCGCAACATTACGTTGACAAATGCTTGGCAGTACATTGTCTAGTTGCATCGGTTACACAAGGTGTTGTGTTTCTGCTGTTTGCAAATAGTTTCAGATAGTCTTGGACTGCTTTATAACCTTTTTCTGCTTTCTCAATTCTGTACCCATAAAGGTCCATAACTTGCTTTGTATGCCTTTGTTGCAGTGCAGCAATAGTTACAGCATATTTAATGAGATCTGAACAACTATCTCTTGAaggtgtgtgtatgtgtgacaagATTCTTACTTTGTTCCGAGAGCTAAATGCATTTACCAATAATGTTTTTTTGTTTCTTACTGGTCTTCTGTCATCTTTCTCACATCATTGCTCTGTTACAAATTATGCAGCTGCGCTTGAATCATTACGTCAATGTTCTGAGTCTGTTTCACCAAATGACAATTTTTTGGAACAGGTGAGAGAATCGTCTCTTTATGATTTGATGTTATGAAACATGGTATATCTTCACTGCATCAGAAATATTATTTGCTAGTCATTTCTTGATACCAGGAtatgttctttttttttctttgttgtaGTTGAAAATGTTTGAGGAGATGGGTTTTAAAGTTGATCGTGGAAGCTCTAAATACAAGCGTTTCCGTTTGAAAATACTGGGTGCGTTCTATTTCACCCTGCAATCCACCAAGTAGTTGTGTTGATATCTCCGATTTGTTTCAGCTGTCCTGAATATAAGTTTCACATGCCTTGTTTGATCTTTTTTTTAAGTAGACGGCTGGTTTTTATGCAGCTAATATCCCATGGCTATTGAAATACCGTTCTTTTATGGTTATATGTGCAATGGTGTTTAGTTGTTATCTGTTGCAATCAACCTGAGCCTGATATTGACACACATCAATTTAACAACATTAACAACTTAGTGACTTTCCTCTGAGTAGAGCCAGTGGGATTTGTTTGTGGGATTCTATGATTTCCTTTACTAGAAATATTACCTTCTGAATTATTTTTCTGAGCTTTCCATCTCTCTTTCCTGCTTTGTATTTTCATGGCGATATGGAGGCCAAATATGTTCTCACTTACCAGGGAAATACAAAATTACGATGAGAATCTTTACTTGCATGCAGGAAATTGTGTGATAGTACGTCATTTATGTGTCGACATTCTTGGAAGAAATTCTTCTTTTTACACATGAATTGGCAAGATTTGGAGGTGCATTTTAAGTGCATAATTTTCTTTTGGAGACTGAGGAGTAATTGCTTTCAAACCAATAAAGACATACTCTGTACATTTTTCATTTTTGATGCAGCAAAAACATCATCATTATTTAGCTTTGAATGTGATGGATTAAAGCAAAATGACCAACTGAATTTTCTGTGcttattatattgtgaagttatCAATCGATAAATGAAATTTTGGCTCAATTGTTCACCACGAGTCCTCGGATATAGCCTGTTTGTACTTCTAACACAAGGGCAAGACTACACCCCACCCCGCGTAGGTATGTGCCTTTTGTGACACTGGGTGGTGGTTCTAAGAAGCTAAAACACATTGAATTGATTGTCCTACTGTAAGTGGGTCAACGCAATTCAAAGACGATTTAGAGATGGAATATATTTTGTCCCGAGCATCTTTGTTTAATAATATAATGCTTTAGTTTGTGTGCTTTCGTGTGTACTAAACCCAGTGCATTAACTAAAATTCACTATATTGTTTTCTTATGAATGTAAAGTCTTGACATTTGTCCAAGGTTCTGATCTTGACTATAGCAGGAGAATAGATATCTGTCCCTTTTTGTGTTTCACACTGTCTTCTCTTGGCACACCAACAGCTTGGTGAAATTTAATTTCACTCTTTTACGGAAGTAGATAGTGTGTCCCATGTAGAAAGGATTAGATGAGACATAAAATGGGCTCTCATATGGCATAATTGTTTTGGAGGCATAAAAAGGGATGCATCCTGTAAATGTATTACTAATGCTGCAATGTATGCATAATTATAATTCATGGCAGATGACTTTACTGAGGCCTACGAACTTAAAGAGTGCCGTTTTTAATTTCAGGTGATTCTTATAATAGAGGCGAGAGGTTGGACAGTTCTAAGTTTGGAGTGGATCCTGGCTTGCCTCAGGAAGTTGCCTCTAAGAAGCCAGAAACATCTCTCCATGGTAATTTAAACTCTAATGTAGCATACCGCTGCAAGAAATGCAGAAGAGTTGTCGCCTTGCAAGAGAATATTGTGGATCACATCCCAGGTGAAGGCATGACGGCCTTCCAATGGCACAAGAGAAATGGTGGAAATTCCTTCAACAAATCTGACGATTTTGGTTGTAGTTCAATCTTTGTCGAGCCGTTGAAGTGGATGAAAACAGGTATTTATCAAATTCTCTATCTTCCTACCCCGTATTCTCTTACGTCTACCCTGTTCATAAAGGGAAATAGGTATTTTAATTTCTGTTATAGATAAGAAAGATCAACCGGGGTGTGCGTGTGAACAACCCATTCTATTTACTGTCCCGTATTCCAGGGAATCCTTAGTCTCTTGATGAAAATATATGTAGACTGAAGAAAGCAAAACCTTGATAAAACGGTCTTGCTATTGTAAGGCAGGGATTCAAGTGAGCTTTTAGGCTTTCTAGTTTATGACACGCCCGAAGCCTTCAAATACGGTCTGGTCTGTCTTTGCTATTTCactgagaatggaacatgaggCGAACTGCAAAGACAACAGGGCTCTTGTAGCTTTGTTTACTTAAACTGTTGTTTTTGGTTTAGTTTATTGTCGTCGTCTTgtatgtttttttgttttgttggaTTCCCCGATACGTTCTTCAGTGTTTGTTTGCCGCTGTATCCCAGTGGACTCTTGGCCGAAAGAAACCACTTAATCTAAGAAAAGCTGCAAAGTTGGTTAAACGAGTGAAAATGTGCTTTGACTGCTTTCCCCTCTCTCTCGCTCTAGTAGTGTGTGTTAACATTTACTATCCGGAAAAAACACGCAACATCAATCTAAAATATGAACAGAAGGCCATCAATCGGATTTTTTTTGAAGCTATACTTTCAATCTTACTGTGCTATTTGGATTGTGCAGTGGAAGAAGGGGGTATTGAGGGCAAACTATCATGTGCTCACTGTGATGCTCGCTTAGGATATTTCAATTGGTCAGGCAGTCAATGCAACTGTGGGAGTTGGATCACCCCAGCATTCCAGCTCCACAAGAGTCGCATGGATCTCAGCACTGTCTAGTCCACCGCCAAACCTATAGCTAAACTGACTCAACCAGAATGATCCATCTACAGACCAAACCCACAACAAGAATGATGGTCTTACCGTCAGATCAAGATACCCTGGCATTCATTATTTCTGATCAGAGAAAAGTGCAGCAATCAAGTCTTACAAGTGTACGCTTTCAGCTTATATTTATTTTCGCATGATATATTCCAAATGTACTTGTACTACCTGAAGAAAAAAGATACAGAGAATGTACTTTCGAATTTCAACCCGTATAATGAGACTATTCAAAGTTGATCTCACTATCCATGATCTGTGTTTCCCAGCATGTTGTGTAAGATAGTCCGATACAATGATTTACGTTTCCTTGAGCATTAATTTGAAATCATGATGAGTCGTGTATAATAATATGTGAGTAACAAACGGAATTCTATAGCACTAAGAAAAACTACATTCCCGGTCTTAAGATTTACATAAAATTGTACTACTTCTCTACATCCTAACAaactacaaaaataaaatacagaTTTCTCATGTGGGAAGACTTGTCTATGTATATATGCATTGTCACTGTTCAAACAAAGTAGCTCCTTGTTCAACAAGAATATGGAAGAATTATGTCGAAACATTCCTTGTTACAAAAAATTGCCATCTCTAGAATTATGTCAAGTAAGCTCTAGCCGTCTCAATGAGAGTGAGCTTCAAGAAGGATATTGGTGGCGACATTTATATCGTTTCTTGCCTGTGCAAGCGCTTGCCTTGCGTTGTCCCGATCAAATCCCATGGATACCAGCATTGATATTGAGTCTTCTGATGGCTCCATCGAGCCAACTATTGGAGAAGGGTAGTTCCTCTACATAACGACAGAATGAGCCaaattaaatacaataaatatacaCATTTCTAACATCAACTCTAATGACCTGTAAGCAGTGTTAGCTTGGGGAGTATGCAGGTTCCACAAATTAGCTTGTACAGACTTACTTGCTACACACAATTTATTAGTTTCAACTCCAAGCAAACATAAATGTAAGCTTACCATTGAAGTTCCTACGGAGTATATAATATGTCTCTTTATGGACTATTCTTGGAACAATAAATATAACAGTGCCTCAAGGGCTCCCGCAAACGGAGAGATAAATGAGAGCCGACACTACGCTATGTTACCTAAGTGTTGGCCCGACAGGTACAAAAAGAGATGTTTAACAGACCTGTGATGAAAAATTTTGTCGAGAATTGTATCGAATGACGGCTACTTCAAAGTTCAAAGTACTATAACAATGCATCTTACAAATTCAGATCTATGACAGGTTGAACCCCTAAAAAGGTGAAGAGTAATACCTCATGAAAATTTCAATGA from Silene latifolia isolate original U9 population chromosome 5, ASM4854445v1, whole genome shotgun sequence encodes the following:
- the LOC141657283 gene encoding uncharacterized protein LOC141657283, giving the protein MPCLVRENLFIGNISDAAEILEKGSSEITHILSAVSSASISFFTEWRSSLVIPAKEIRQVFVGDLDDGGDDCWSKSALSPDKLVYNLEYVGKELKMVRMAVALKDTDNENLLDYLEVCLDFIEESRKQGCVLVHCFAGVSRSAAIVTAYLMRSEQLSLEAALESLRQCSESVSPNDNFLEQLKMFEEMGFKVDRGSSKYKRFRLKILGDSYNRGERLDSSKFGVDPGLPQEVASKKPETSLHGNLNSNVAYRCKKCRRVVALQENIVDHIPGEGMTAFQWHKRNGGNSFNKSDDFGCSSIFVEPLKWMKTVEEGGIEGKLSCAHCDARLGYFNWSGSQCNCGSWITPAFQLHKSRMDLSTV